One genomic region from Pseudomonas hormoni encodes:
- a CDS encoding CbtB domain-containing protein, with translation MSIISSTGHTTASTTTTLSQRLTAAVCASILGACLVYFAGFSHIEAVHNAAHDTRHSSAFPCH, from the coding sequence ATGTCGATCATCAGCAGCACCGGCCACACGACCGCCAGCACCACCACGACCCTGAGCCAACGCCTGACCGCTGCCGTATGCGCATCGATCCTTGGCGCGTGCCTGGTGTATTTCGCCGGTTTCTCGCACATCGAAGCGGTGCACAACGCCGCGCACGATACCCGTCACAGCTCGGCCTTCCCGTGCCATTGA